Proteins encoded within one genomic window of Bradyrhizobium sp. CB1717:
- the istA gene encoding IS21 family transposase, translated as MRLYMKYRQTNSPPVAAAKASFSASTAYRIERDTRLPSQRKAPRGRRRPDPLSEVFETEIVPILKSAPGLRPVAVFEEMLRRHPDLGTGIRRTLERRIRAWRAIHGEEQEVIFRQTHEPGQLGLSDFTDMGELGVTIAGAPLDHRLYHFRLAYCGFEHVHVVLGGESFVALAEGLQNALWSLGGAPREHRTDSLSAAFCNLDRDARDDLTQRYETLCAHYGMRPSRNNRGVAHENGSIEGPHGHLKRAIADALLLRGTVDFDDLATYRGFIDEIVSRRNARNAKRIDSERMVLQELPDRRTSDYEEVIVRVTSSGGFTLRKVFYTVPSRLIGHRLRARLYDDHLDVFVGGPHLLTLPRGRPHPNGKYDQVVDYRHVIHSLRRKPMALLNLVYRDRLFPREGYRRTFDRLRERLPDKKACRIMVDLLALAHERGCEAELADQLTADLDAGRLPDLNRLRAHFAPDPAQLPNVVVQLAPLATYECLIGTAETGGAA; from the coding sequence ATGAGGCTCTACATGAAGTACCGTCAGACCAATAGCCCGCCAGTGGCGGCGGCCAAGGCGTCGTTCAGTGCGTCGACCGCTTATCGGATCGAGAGAGATACCCGACTTCCGTCGCAAAGGAAGGCTCCCCGCGGCCGGCGACGACCGGACCCGTTGAGCGAGGTGTTCGAGACCGAGATCGTCCCGATCCTGAAGTCGGCACCTGGCTTACGCCCGGTGGCGGTCTTCGAGGAGATGCTCCGACGTCATCCTGATCTCGGCACCGGTATCCGTCGTACCCTGGAACGTCGTATCCGCGCCTGGCGGGCGATCCACGGCGAGGAGCAGGAGGTGATCTTCCGCCAAACCCACGAGCCTGGCCAGCTCGGCCTCTCCGACTTCACAGACATGGGCGAGCTGGGTGTTACGATCGCTGGCGCACCGCTGGATCATCGTCTCTATCACTTCCGTTTGGCCTATTGCGGGTTCGAGCACGTCCACGTCGTGCTCGGCGGCGAGAGCTTCGTTGCCCTGGCCGAAGGCCTGCAGAATGCTCTCTGGTCGCTCGGTGGGGCGCCGCGGGAGCATCGGACCGACAGCCTGTCGGCCGCATTCTGCAATCTCGATCGCGATGCACGGGACGATCTGACGCAGCGATACGAGACCCTTTGTGCCCACTACGGCATGCGGCCTTCCCGCAACAATCGAGGCGTCGCCCACGAGAATGGCTCGATCGAAGGGCCCCACGGTCATCTCAAGCGAGCAATCGCGGACGCCTTGCTGCTGCGCGGAACTGTCGACTTCGACGATCTTGCCACCTATCGCGGCTTCATCGACGAGATCGTCAGCCGCCGCAATGCCCGCAACGCCAAGCGGATCGATAGCGAACGCATGGTGTTGCAGGAGCTGCCCGATCGCCGCACCTCGGACTACGAAGAGGTGATCGTCCGCGTGACGTCGTCCGGCGGCTTCACCCTGCGCAAGGTGTTCTACACGGTGCCATCGCGCCTGATCGGCCACCGGCTGCGGGCGCGGCTCTACGACGATCACCTCGACGTGTTCGTCGGCGGCCCGCATCTCCTGACCTTGCCGCGCGGCCGACCGCATCCCAATGGCAAGTACGATCAGGTCGTCGATTATCGGCACGTGATCCATTCCCTGCGGCGCAAGCCAATGGCGCTTCTCAATCTGGTCTATCGGGACAGGCTGTTTCCGCGGGAGGGCTATCGGAGAACCTTCGACCGATTGCGCGAGCGCTTGCCGGACAAAAAGGCCTGCCGGATCATGGTCGATCTCCTCGCGCTTGCTCATGAGCGCGGCTGCGAGGCCGAACTCGCCGATCAGCTCACGGCCGATCTTGACGCCGGCCGACTGCCCGACCTCAACCGGTTGCGCGCTCACTTCGCTCCTGACCCCGCCCAGCTGCCGAACGTCGTGGTGCAGCTCGCGCCGCTTGCCACCTACGAATGCCTCATTGGTACCGCCGAGACCGGAGGTGCCGCATGA
- the istB gene encoding IS21-like element helper ATPase IstB, producing MSVANTVDTARLNLLLNELRLPAIKVLWAQFAEQSEKEGWPAARFLATIAEHEIAERGRRRTERHLVEARLPAGKTFDSFDFEAVPMISKAQVMALAAGDSWLGKGANLLLFGPPGGGKSHLAAAIGLALIENGWRVLFTRTTDLVQKLQVARRELNLEAAINRLDRFDLLILDDLAYVTKDQAETSVLFELISARYERRSMLITANQPFGEWNKVFPDPAMTLAAIDRLVHHATIVEMNVESYRRRTALDRKRGPGRPTSHATPKTVAD from the coding sequence ATGAGCGTGGCCAACACCGTTGATACCGCGCGCCTCAATCTGTTGCTCAACGAGCTCCGCCTGCCAGCCATCAAGGTGCTGTGGGCGCAATTTGCCGAGCAATCCGAAAAGGAAGGTTGGCCGGCGGCCCGCTTCCTCGCGACCATTGCCGAGCACGAGATCGCCGAACGCGGTCGCCGGCGCACCGAGCGCCATCTCGTCGAGGCGAGGCTGCCAGCCGGGAAGACCTTCGACAGCTTCGACTTCGAGGCCGTGCCGATGATCTCCAAGGCGCAGGTGATGGCGCTCGCCGCCGGTGACAGCTGGCTGGGCAAGGGCGCCAATTTGCTCCTGTTCGGGCCGCCCGGCGGCGGCAAGAGCCACTTGGCGGCAGCCATCGGCTTGGCCCTCATCGAGAACGGATGGCGCGTCCTCTTCACCCGGACCACCGATCTCGTGCAGAAGCTCCAGGTGGCGCGCCGCGAACTCAACCTCGAGGCTGCTATCAACCGCCTTGATCGCTTCGATCTGCTGATCCTCGATGACCTTGCCTACGTCACCAAGGATCAGGCCGAGACCAGCGTGCTGTTCGAACTCATCAGCGCACGCTACGAGCGCCGCTCGATGCTGATCACCGCCAATCAGCCGTTCGGCGAATGGAACAAGGTCTTCCCGGACCCCGCCATGACGCTCGCCGCCATCGATCGTCTCGTTCACCACGCCACCATCGTTGAGATGAACGTCGAGAGCTATCGCAGACGCACCGCGCTCGATCGAAAACGCGGTCCGGGACGGCCGACCTCGCACGCGACACCCAAAACCGTCGCTGATTGA
- a CDS encoding tyrosine-type recombinase/integrase, which produces MEAPHDRAAPHLSNFLREHLPKERRASQHTCEAYAQSFQLLLHFAAGRLKLKPSKIETELLDAPLILAFLEHLEKQRGNSARTRNARLAAINSFFRYLEYRVPSCLDQSRRIHAIPMKKTDQALVGYLTRDELQALLDAPDASTVFGIRDRAMLHLAFAAGMRVSELVGLRVDQIDRQTMSSVHIMGKGRRERVLPLWKQTAAAVKAWLKVRPVSGAPELFFNARAQAMTRSGFEYILTKHVATAARKAPSIASKGVSPHILRHTCAMHTLQATRDVRKVSLWLGHASLQSTEVYLRADPTEKLEALAAMTPPMLTPGRFRAPDRLLAMLNGAGRKLNYAE; this is translated from the coding sequence TTGGAGGCGCCGCATGACCGCGCTGCCCCTCATCTGAGCAACTTCCTGCGTGAGCACCTGCCCAAAGAACGGAGGGCGAGCCAGCATACCTGCGAGGCGTATGCCCAGAGCTTCCAGCTGTTGCTCCACTTTGCCGCCGGCCGACTCAAGCTCAAGCCATCGAAGATCGAAACCGAACTGCTCGACGCGCCGCTGATCTTGGCATTCCTGGAGCATCTAGAGAAGCAGCGCGGCAACTCGGCGCGAACCCGCAATGCCCGGCTCGCTGCGATCAACTCGTTCTTCCGTTACCTGGAATACAGGGTGCCATCCTGTCTCGACCAATCACGTCGGATCCATGCGATCCCGATGAAGAAGACCGATCAGGCACTCGTCGGCTATCTCACCCGTGACGAGCTGCAGGCTCTGTTAGACGCGCCAGACGCGAGCACCGTGTTCGGCATCCGTGATCGCGCCATGCTGCATCTGGCCTTCGCCGCAGGCATGCGTGTGTCGGAGCTGGTCGGTCTCCGGGTCGATCAGATCGACCGCCAGACCATGTCCAGCGTGCATATCATGGGCAAGGGCCGTCGTGAACGTGTCTTGCCGCTCTGGAAGCAGACGGCTGCAGCTGTGAAGGCTTGGCTCAAAGTCCGCCCAGTCAGCGGCGCTCCTGAGCTGTTCTTTAACGCCCGTGCCCAGGCGATGACTCGCTCGGGCTTTGAATATATCCTGACCAAGCATGTTGCCACCGCTGCTCGCAAAGCGCCGTCGATCGCCAGCAAAGGCGTCAGTCCGCACATACTGCGCCATACCTGCGCCATGCATACGCTTCAGGCGACCCGGGACGTCCGGAAAGTCTCGCTATGGCTTGGACACGCCAGCCTGCAAAGCACTGAGGTCTACCTTCGCGCCGATCCGACAGAGAAGCTCGAAGCACTCGCCGCCATGACGCCGCCGATGCTGACGCCCGGCCGCTTCCGGGCGCCCGACAGGCTTCTTGCCATGCTGAACGGGGCCGGACGCAAGCTGAATTATGCGGAGTAA
- a CDS encoding cysteine hydrolase family protein, with product MSQRAIIVVDIQNEYFPDGKLPLVGIVHAAANAARVIQAARARGDAVIHVQHEMQERHPSIFAPNTRGIEINPIVQPLEREALVVKHYPNAFRDTDLKQRLDAGGVREVVIVGAMSHMCIDATSRAAADYGYKTTILHDACATCDLPFGGITVPAVQVHAAFMAALGLAYGTVTTTSEYLAA from the coding sequence ATGAGCCAGCGCGCCATCATCGTTGTCGATATCCAAAACGAATACTTCCCAGATGGCAAGCTGCCCCTGGTTGGTATCGTGCATGCGGCCGCCAACGCGGCTAGGGTGATTCAGGCCGCCCGCGCGCGTGGTGATGCGGTTATCCACGTTCAGCACGAAATGCAGGAACGTCATCCCTCTATCTTCGCTCCGAACACCAGAGGAATAGAGATCAATCCCATTGTCCAGCCCCTAGAACGTGAGGCCCTGGTCGTCAAGCACTATCCCAACGCCTTTCGCGACACCGATCTGAAGCAGCGGCTCGATGCCGGGGGCGTTAGGGAGGTCGTGATCGTCGGAGCAATGAGCCACATGTGCATCGATGCGACCAGCCGGGCCGCCGCCGATTACGGCTACAAGACCACGATCTTGCACGACGCTTGCGCCACCTGCGATCTTCCATTTGGTGGCATAACAGTGCCCGCCGTGCAGGTTCATGCGGCCTTTATGGCGGCCCTTGGCTTGGCCTACGGCACGGTCACGACGACCAGTGAATATTTAGCAGCCTAA
- a CDS encoding site-specific integrase has product MTSLRLRMMEDMQVRNLSRHTRDSYLLQVSQFARHFAKSPALLGPENIHAYQVYLTNEKKLAPRSVQVTVAALRFLYRVTLGLDWDFDRIIPCPKAPKTLAVILSPEEVLHFLGCIESFKHQAILTTCYAAGLRISEATRLKPEAIDRQRMVLRVEQGKGQKDRYVMLSARLLEVLTDYWRAVRPTGAWMFPGAVAGEPISTSAVDATCRQAHRMSKLSKPVTPHSLRHAFAVHLLEAGTDLRTIQLLLGHRSLSTTAQYLRIATNKVCAATSPLELLPRPIPKASSPPTPEHF; this is encoded by the coding sequence ATGACCTCGCTTCGGTTACGCATGATGGAAGACATGCAGGTCCGCAACCTGTCGCGACACACGCGGGATTCGTATTTGCTGCAGGTTTCGCAGTTCGCCCGGCATTTCGCTAAATCGCCGGCTTTGCTCGGCCCGGAGAATATCCACGCCTACCAGGTCTATTTGACGAACGAGAAGAAGCTGGCGCCACGCTCGGTGCAAGTGACCGTCGCAGCCCTTCGATTTCTCTACCGCGTCACGCTCGGCCTCGACTGGGATTTCGACCGGATCATTCCGTGCCCAAAGGCGCCAAAGACACTGGCCGTCATTCTCAGCCCCGAGGAGGTGCTGCACTTCCTCGGCTGCATCGAGAGCTTCAAACACCAGGCGATCCTGACGACATGCTATGCCGCCGGCCTACGTATTTCCGAGGCGACGCGGCTGAAGCCTGAGGCTATCGATCGCCAGCGCATGGTGCTGCGCGTCGAGCAGGGCAAGGGACAGAAAGACCGCTACGTCATGCTGTCGGCCAGGTTGCTGGAGGTGCTGACGGACTATTGGCGCGCCGTGCGACCAACCGGGGCATGGATGTTTCCCGGTGCCGTTGCTGGAGAACCGATATCGACAAGCGCCGTGGATGCCACCTGCCGCCAGGCACATCGGATGTCGAAACTCTCCAAGCCGGTAACACCTCATTCTCTGCGGCACGCATTTGCGGTGCACCTGCTCGAAGCTGGAACCGATCTCCGCACCATCCAGCTCCTGCTCGGCCATCGCAGCCTGTCAACGACCGCTCAATATCTGCGGATCGCCACCAACAAGGTTTGCGCAGCGACGAGCCCGCTTGAACTGCTGCCGCGTCCGATCCCCAAGGCTTCCTCGCCACCAACGCCCGAACATTTCTGA
- a CDS encoding pyridoxal-dependent decarboxylase, whose product MMDKLHAFDGGSSCRFQTFTSETESSFDVRDFTAAAHWAVERLADMLSRDDVEGLRLQRPADLMASARNLMTAADLGRFDVRRFADIVELYLETGIRVNSRGYMGRQFSSVMPVTAVFEMIAAMAPQPASYYEAGQLANVADRLIEEVFGRFIGWAPGSFEMVTTSGASLANMTAALVARNRYLSGSWNGGLAAGRSTRPAIAIGQDAHFSVSRIAGIIGIGQNQVIRLPLNDRRQICPERAAATLDEAAAQGLDIFCLIASAGTTAIGANDPLPELAALAKRRGAWLHVDAAHNGAFLVSDRLRPRLAGLELADSFCLDAHKALFVPALCTLLFYREKGLAETAFPQKDSYVFDPFEDEMTAVQSGVKNFECTKRPAILNLWLAWSLYGPRAFADKLERLVTMTEAAHQYLADQPDFIVPYRPESNILCFVHQPLGVCGNRLSSLQLELRNRVRAAGRYLLSKVDMDGQTMLRMVLMNHRIGLSDIAGMAAEIRRHAREILANNATHGEQNRPFRFEPQE is encoded by the coding sequence ATGATGGACAAACTGCATGCGTTTGATGGAGGCTCGTCGTGTCGGTTCCAGACATTCACCTCTGAAACAGAATCATCATTTGACGTTCGAGATTTCACCGCAGCCGCTCATTGGGCCGTCGAACGGCTCGCTGATATGCTGTCGCGTGACGACGTCGAAGGCTTGCGTCTGCAAAGACCAGCAGATCTGATGGCCAGCGCCCGCAACCTCATGACGGCGGCTGATTTGGGGCGCTTTGATGTACGCCGCTTCGCCGATATCGTCGAACTTTACCTGGAAACCGGCATCAGGGTGAACTCCCGCGGATATATGGGGCGGCAGTTCAGTTCGGTGATGCCGGTCACCGCTGTCTTCGAAATGATTGCCGCTATGGCGCCACAGCCAGCCTCCTATTACGAGGCGGGGCAGCTCGCCAACGTTGCCGACCGGCTTATCGAAGAGGTGTTCGGCCGTTTCATTGGGTGGGCACCGGGTAGTTTCGAAATGGTGACGACGTCCGGGGCCTCGCTTGCGAACATGACCGCTGCACTCGTCGCTCGCAACCGTTACCTTTCGGGAAGCTGGAACGGCGGGCTTGCGGCCGGCCGCTCGACCCGGCCTGCCATTGCCATTGGCCAGGACGCCCATTTCTCCGTCTCCCGCATTGCCGGCATCATTGGTATCGGCCAAAATCAAGTGATACGCCTGCCTCTGAACGACCGTCGGCAGATCTGCCCGGAACGAGCGGCAGCGACTTTGGACGAGGCGGCGGCCCAGGGGCTGGATATTTTCTGCCTGATCGCCTCGGCAGGAACGACCGCGATCGGTGCCAATGATCCGTTGCCTGAACTTGCGGCGTTGGCGAAGCGGCGCGGCGCTTGGCTGCATGTCGATGCGGCTCACAACGGCGCTTTTCTGGTTTCCGACCGGCTGCGGCCTCGCCTTGCGGGACTGGAGCTTGCGGATTCTTTTTGCCTGGACGCCCATAAAGCTCTGTTCGTCCCGGCCCTTTGTACATTGCTGTTCTACCGCGAGAAGGGTTTGGCGGAGACCGCGTTTCCACAGAAGGACAGCTACGTATTTGACCCGTTCGAAGATGAAATGACGGCCGTGCAGAGCGGCGTGAAGAACTTCGAATGTACGAAGCGCCCCGCGATCCTGAACCTTTGGCTGGCTTGGTCTCTGTATGGTCCCCGCGCCTTCGCGGATAAGTTGGAGCGCCTGGTAACGATGACTGAGGCGGCCCACCAATACTTGGCCGATCAGCCGGACTTCATCGTCCCGTATCGGCCAGAATCCAATATTCTCTGCTTCGTCCATCAGCCGCTTGGCGTGTGCGGCAATCGGCTATCGAGCCTGCAACTGGAGTTGCGCAACCGCGTGCGGGCGGCTGGGCGTTACCTCTTGTCCAAGGTTGATATGGATGGACAGACAATGCTCCGCATGGTCCTCATGAATCATCGGATCGGCCTGTCCGACATCGCAGGCATGGCGGCAGAGATCCGACGCCATGCGCGCGAGATTCTTGCAAACAACGCTACACACGGCGAGCAGAACCGGCCTTTCCGGTTTGAGCCACAGGAATAA
- a CDS encoding site-specific integrase, with protein MTITHNGAANTSDQRVCGGPLACYIDRFAEFLVCEGYTSRTVKVKRTLVADLSRWLARRGLPLARFDEERLKQFHAYHRHSLRRGDVFTGHQLLEFLRRLGVISSLSQKMDRTALDRIIRDYDRFLSSERGLARATVVCYLPIVRKLLTERFGTQALRLEDLRSGDLTRFILRQGRRVSRVHARTTVTALRSFLRFLLQRGAIKIDLAAALPGVAHWRLSHIPKSLPPEQVERLLRSCDRNTPSGQRDYAILLLLARLGLRGGEVLAMILDDLDWENGEMIVRGKGQRLERLPLPRDVGTALVHYLRHVRPACSSRNVFIRLKAPLRGLRLTAICCVVRRALERAGLDPDFKGAHLLRHSLATTMLGRGASLGEIGQLLRHKQPTTTQIYAKVDVKALRGIALPWMGGAS; from the coding sequence ATGACGATTACTCACAACGGTGCTGCAAACACATCAGATCAACGTGTCTGCGGCGGGCCGCTAGCTTGTTACATCGACAGATTCGCGGAGTTCCTGGTTTGCGAGGGTTACACCTCGCGGACAGTAAAGGTGAAGCGGACTCTGGTGGCGGATCTCAGCCGCTGGCTCGCACGACGTGGACTGCCGCTGGCAAGATTTGATGAGGAGAGGCTCAAGCAGTTTCACGCCTACCATCGCCACTCGCTGCGGCGCGGCGATGTGTTTACCGGCCATCAGTTGCTGGAGTTTTTACGCCGCCTCGGAGTCATCTCTTCGTTATCACAAAAGATGGACCGAACCGCTCTCGATCGGATTATTCGAGACTACGACAGATTCCTGAGTTCGGAGCGCGGCCTAGCACGCGCGACGGTGGTTTGCTATCTGCCGATCGTGAGGAAACTTCTGACCGAGCGCTTCGGGACCCAGGCGCTGCGCCTTGAGGACCTGCGCTCAGGGGACCTGACTCGCTTCATTCTTCGTCAAGGACGGCGCGTCAGTCGCGTTCATGCCCGGACAACAGTCACGGCGCTGCGCTCGTTTCTGCGTTTCCTGCTCCAGCGTGGGGCTATAAAGATTGACTTGGCCGCCGCGCTGCCCGGGGTCGCTCACTGGCGATTGTCTCACATCCCCAAGTCGCTACCGCCGGAACAGGTCGAGCGACTGCTCCGCAGCTGTGATCGCAACACGCCGTCCGGCCAACGTGACTACGCCATCTTGCTGCTGTTGGCTCGACTGGGCTTGCGCGGCGGAGAAGTCCTGGCGATGATCTTGGACGACCTGGACTGGGAGAACGGCGAGATGATTGTGCGCGGCAAGGGTCAGCGGTTGGAACGATTGCCATTGCCCAGAGATGTCGGGACGGCCCTGGTTCACTATCTGCGTCACGTCCGTCCCGCGTGTTCGTCGCGTAATGTCTTTATCCGATTGAAAGCTCCGCTGCGCGGCCTTCGCCTCACCGCTATTTGCTGCGTGGTTCGCCGCGCCCTCGAGCGCGCGGGATTAGACCCGGATTTCAAAGGGGCGCACTTGTTGAGGCATTCCCTGGCGACCACGATGTTGGGCAGAGGCGCATCCTTGGGCGAGATCGGTCAACTCCTCCGTCACAAGCAGCCGACGACCACGCAAATCTACGCCAAGGTCGATGTCAAGGCGCTGCGCGGCATTGCCCTTCCCTGGATGGGAGGTGCGTCATGA